Proteins encoded in a region of the Flavobacteriaceae bacterium HL-DH10 genome:
- the dapF gene encoding diaminopimelate epimerase — protein sequence MQQTFYKYQGTGNDFVMIDNRQQTFNKKDTKHIAFLCDRRFGIGADGLILLENHPDLDFKMVYYNADGNESTMCGNGGRCLVAFANYLGVIKDKAVFEAIDGLHHATIENDIVKLQMLDVDAIEKHENYVFLNTGSPHHVQFEDFINDFDIKTKGAEIRYGEPYNEAGTNVNFVKKISNDTFRVRTYERGVEDETLSCGTGVTAVAIAMHVLKETNENCITLKVEGGELKVSFDVQDGSYKNVWLMGPANFVYKGTI from the coding sequence ATGCAACAGACTTTTTATAAATACCAAGGAACAGGAAACGATTTTGTGATGATTGATAATCGTCAGCAAACGTTCAATAAAAAAGACACGAAACACATCGCGTTTTTATGCGACAGACGTTTTGGAATAGGAGCAGATGGGCTTATTTTACTTGAAAATCATCCAGATTTAGATTTTAAAATGGTGTATTATAATGCCGATGGAAACGAAAGTACCATGTGTGGTAACGGTGGACGTTGTTTAGTTGCTTTTGCAAATTATTTAGGTGTTATAAAAGATAAAGCTGTTTTTGAAGCTATTGATGGATTGCATCATGCAACCATTGAAAATGATATAGTAAAACTACAAATGTTAGATGTTGATGCTATTGAGAAACATGAGAATTATGTGTTTTTAAATACAGGATCTCCTCATCATGTCCAGTTTGAGGATTTTATTAATGATTTTGATATAAAAACAAAAGGTGCTGAAATTCGTTATGGCGAACCATATAATGAAGCTGGTACTAATGTAAATTTTGTTAAAAAAATATCAAACGATACATTTAGAGTAAGAACTTACGAACGTGGCGTTGAGGATGAAACCTTATCTTGTGGTACAGGTGTAACAGCTGTAGCAATAGCAATGCATGTGCTTAAAGAGACTAATGAAAATTGCATCACTTTAAAGGTAGAAGGTGGTGAATTAAAAGTATCTTTTGATGTGCAAGATGGTTCATACAAAAACGTTTGGTTAATGGGGCCTGCAAATTTTGTTTACAAAGGCACTATATGA
- a CDS encoding trypsin-like peptidase domain-containing protein, with amino-acid sequence MKKILSLVLVSALGGVLTLGSYKLFLEPKHDVALSSTNSTPSFLPTSNVSNLLATNEAPDFTVAAENAVNAVVHVKNVSISTGQMTIQDLFSGRSPKRAQMGTGSGVIINANGYIITNNHVINNSDELSVTLNNNKTYKAEIVGSDPKTDIALLKIEPDEDLPYVTFADSDQAKIGEWVLAVGNPFNLTSTVTAGIISAKARDLSGTSSQSFIQTDAAVNPGNSGGALVNTKGELVGINTAISSQTGSYIGYSFAVPSNIARRVIEDIMEYGNVQNGILGISGGSLNSAFAEKLGINDTEGIYVDSVVEDSGAEKAGIEKGDIIKEIDNIKVSKFADLTGHIGSKRVGDIVNLIISKDGALKTLAVTLTRNETYTMPLVGRIKNTKKQDLKKLKATNGVKIIELNEEYADYWKNNGVEEGAIITSINNTKINNVDDVKEALENKSSHEPLRIELINSNGEKERYNFR; translated from the coding sequence ATGAAGAAGATTTTATCATTAGTATTAGTATCCGCATTAGGAGGCGTTTTAACCTTAGGTTCATATAAACTTTTTTTAGAACCAAAGCATGACGTTGCACTTAGTTCAACAAACTCTACCCCTTCTTTTTTACCTACTAGTAATGTGAGTAATTTATTAGCAACTAACGAAGCTCCAGATTTTACAGTGGCTGCTGAAAATGCAGTAAATGCAGTAGTACATGTGAAAAATGTATCTATTAGTACAGGACAAATGACTATCCAAGATTTATTTTCTGGAAGATCTCCAAAGCGCGCACAAATGGGGACAGGTTCTGGGGTTATAATCAATGCAAATGGGTATATTATTACTAATAATCATGTGATTAATAATTCTGATGAATTGTCTGTTACATTAAATAATAACAAGACTTATAAAGCTGAAATTGTAGGTTCTGACCCAAAAACCGACATTGCCTTATTGAAAATTGAACCCGATGAAGATTTACCTTATGTAACATTTGCAGATTCTGACCAAGCAAAAATTGGCGAATGGGTATTAGCTGTTGGGAATCCATTTAATTTAACCTCAACAGTAACCGCTGGTATTATTAGTGCTAAAGCACGAGATTTATCAGGTACAAGTTCACAATCTTTTATACAAACAGATGCTGCTGTAAATCCAGGTAATTCTGGTGGTGCACTTGTAAATACCAAAGGAGAACTTGTAGGTATAAATACAGCTATCTCATCGCAAACGGGTTCTTACATAGGGTATTCCTTTGCAGTACCAAGCAATATTGCTAGACGTGTAATTGAAGATATTATGGAATATGGCAATGTTCAAAATGGTATCTTAGGTATTAGTGGCGGTTCCTTAAACAGTGCCTTTGCTGAAAAATTAGGTATTAATGATACTGAAGGGATTTATGTAGACAGTGTAGTTGAAGACTCTGGTGCTGAAAAAGCGGGTATAGAAAAAGGCGATATTATTAAGGAAATAGACAACATTAAAGTGTCTAAGTTCGCCGATTTAACGGGACACATTGGCTCTAAACGTGTTGGAGATATTGTGAATTTAATTATTTCAAAAGATGGTGCGCTAAAAACTTTAGCGGTTACTTTAACTAGAAACGAAACCTATACCATGCCTTTAGTTGGAAGAATTAAAAACACAAAAAAACAAGATTTAAAAAAGCTAAAAGCGACTAATGGTGTTAAAATAATTGAATTAAATGAAGAATATGCCGATTATTGGAAAAACAATGGTGTAGAAGAAGGTGCTATTATTACTTCCATTAATAATACTAAAATAAATAATGTTGACGACGTAAAAGAAGCTTTAGAAAACAAATCGTCTCACGAGCCTCTAAGAATTGAACTTATAAACTCTAACGGAGAAAAAGAGCGCTATAACTTTAGGTAG